The stretch of DNA AGCAATTATAATTTATAAGTATAGAGATAAATTTAAAAATAGCAATAAAAATATTTTAAAAGTTTTTGTTGCAATATTATTTTTACAACAGTTTATATTATATTTTTGGTATATAACAAGCGGTGCATTTTCGATAGAAACCAGTCTGCCTTTGTATGATTGCAGGGTTGCGATTATATGTTTGATATACGGGGTGTTTTTTCATAATGAAAAGTCAAAAAGAATCGGGATTTATCTTGGCTTTGTAGGCTCAATAGTTGCACTATTGACACCGGAGTTAGATAAATTTGCATTTCCACATTATACTTGGATAAGCTTTTTTGTTGGACATACTCTATTGCTATGGGTAAGTTGTTATATATTCTTTGTAGAAAAAATAGAAATTTCATTCAAAAAATATACAGAAGTTTTTGTTTTTACAAACATTTTGCATATAGCAATTGTAATTTTCAACAGTCTTACAAACTGTAACTATGCATTTCTGTCAGAACCGCCAATTTTTAAAGATGTAGCTGATAGATTGCATCCAATAACATAT from Parvimonas micra encodes:
- a CDS encoding YwaF family protein, which codes for MNFLERILDFLIYFFRSKPEGYDIEKYGSTHIVLVIIAFAGAIIIYKYRDKFKNSNKNILKVFVAILFLQQFILYFWYITSGAFSIETSLPLYDCRVAIICLIYGVFFHNEKSKRIGIYLGFVGSIVALLTPELDKFAFPHYTWISFFVGHTLLLWVSCYIFFVEKIEISFKKYTEVFVFTNILHIAIVIFNSLTNCNYAFLSEPPIFKDVADRLHPITYIAIMMLILNFGLYLVHSYFMKSRDREFKISHREIEN